Proteins co-encoded in one Brassica rapa cultivar Chiifu-401-42 chromosome A02, CAAS_Brap_v3.01, whole genome shotgun sequence genomic window:
- the LOC117131997 gene encoding uncharacterized protein LOC117131997, with protein sequence MPEWSRLGTTPATNNKFVSAKVYNYIRESKPLVPWHHVVWLKKGIPKCKTLTWMFVLNRCPTRDRLLSWGLQTDPLCLLCNLLPESRNHIYFCCSFSSGIWRNLAAKLQFAIISDDWDDTLQGLIRYTGDNRLRYLTILSWQTLIHELWRERNNRLHRSHFKSQEAIFSTISSTVKTVSHRSVKLTQWNRVPACNSGSLYRETFRLLH encoded by the coding sequence ATGCCGGAATGGAGCAGACTGGGTACCACTCCTGCAACCAACAACAAATTCGTGTCAGCTAAAGTCTACAACTACATAAGGGAATCAAAGCCTTTGGTTCCGTGGCATCATGTGGTTTGGCTGAAAAAAGGAATTCCAAAGTGTAAGACACTTACTTGGATGTTTGTACTCAATAGGTGCCCCACTCGTGATAGGTTACTGTCTTGGGGATTGCAGACGGATCCTCTCTGTCTTCTGTGTAACCTACTTCCAGAGAGCAGAAATCACATTTATTTCTGTTGCTCCTTCTCCTCTGGAATTTGGAGAAACCTTGCTGCGAAACTTCAGTTTGCCATTATCTCAGACGATTGGGATGATACTTTGCAAGGTCTGATCCGTTACACTGGTGATAACCGGTTGCGCTATCTCACAATCCTATCCTGGCAAACGCTGATTCATGAACTATGGCGTGAGCGCAACAATAGGCTCCACCGATCTCACTTCAAGTCGCAGGAAGCTATATTCTCAACCATCTCCTCCACCGTCAAAACCGTATCTCATCGCTCCGTGAAACTGACCCAATGGAATCGAGTGCCTGCATGCAACTCTGGTTCTCTCTACCGTGAGACCTTTCGATTACTTCATTGA
- the LOC103853673 gene encoding rac-like GTP-binding protein ARAC2: MSTARFIKCVTVGDGAVGKTCMLISYTSNTFPTDYVPTVFDNFSANVVVDGSTVNLGLWDTAGQEDYNRLRPLSYRGADVFLLSFSLISKASYENIYKKWLPELKHYASSIPIVLVGTKLDLRDDKQFLKDHPGAASITTAQGEELRKMIGAIKYLECSSKTQQNVKAVFDTAIRVALRPPKAKKKIKPLRTKRSRTCFFF, translated from the exons atgagCACAGCGAGATTCATCAAGTGTGTGACGGTCGGAGATGGAGCTGTGGGGAAGACTTGTATGCTGATTTCATATACCAGCAATACTTTTCCTACg GATTACGTTCCGACAGTTTTTGACAATTTCAGTGCGAATGTGGTGGTTGATGGAAGTACTGTCAACCTCGGTCTGTGGGATACCGCTG GGCAGGAAGATTATAACAGGCTTCGGCCTTTGAGTTACAGAGGAGCAGATGTGTTTTTATTGTCATTTTCCCTAATTAGCAAGGCCAGTTACGAGAACATTTACAAAAAG TGGCTTCCGGAGCTGAAACATTATGCGTCTAGCATCCCGATTGTACTTGTCGGAACCAAGTTAG ATTTGAGGGATGACAAACAGTTCTTGAAAGATCATCCAGGAGCAGCTTCAATAACAACTGCCCAG GGAGAGGAATTAAGAAAGATGATTGGAGCCATCAAGTACTTAGAATGCAGCTCCAAAACCCAGCag AATGTGAAGGCAGTGTTTGATACAGCGATCCGGGTAGCGTTGAGGCCTCCAAAggcaaagaagaagataaagccATTGAGGACCAAAAGATCAAGAACATGCTTTTTCTTCTAA
- the LOC103853674 gene encoding protein FAR-RED ELONGATED HYPOCOTYL 3-like has protein sequence MNYEVLQGDDDVYDEIGPKAITLYVENGEANQQKDPIDAENDFMDTDTAAETDTAAETDTAAETDTAAETDTAAETDTAAAAETDTAAETNTAGETGMAADKYIEQPPIKKGSQVIEAWEDGLGLYKLQEFPSKKALQEVVDRAAFGECFRYVIKKSDQRRLVLKCCEATCKWSLRAAKISETEIFSVRRYTGVHTCSRSNQSKSSNIKRKGSAELVATFLNEEYPGKLSTPVPKDIMDLIKLKLGVTISYSTALRGKNLAISELRGGSEESYKMLYSYLYMLEQVNPGTKTGVKLDEANKFKYLFVALGACIEGFAAMRKVIVVDATFLKNGYGGVLVFAKAQDPNRHHYPLAFGVLDGENNASWTWFFEMLKTAIPDSSELVFMSDRNQSLIAAVANVFPQSHHGHCIWHLSQNVRGHACNTTKAVVAWRFMELARCYTVAEFEYAYASFKVRFPPAYKYLEEHTDKCTWARVYFPSVRYNLDTSNSVESMNSVFKDARRYALLPLLDTIIKKFSDWFNEHRKDSAAGSIDTKLVPLVEIHLHNLWSTAEKTPVRELNSYELEYEVTDTENGKNYVVNLIEKSCSCKVYDYEKYPCLHGLAAYLYFLEVEAAPGRRRDVKIEYHELCSKYYWTEL, from the coding sequence ATGAACTACGAAGTGTTGCAGGGAGATGATGATGTTTATGATGAAATCGGACCGAAGGCCATAACTCTGTATGTAGAAAATGGTGAAGCAAATCAACAGAAGGATCCGATAGATGCAGAGAATGATTTTATGGATACGGACACTGCAGCAGAGACAGACACTGCAGCAGAGACAGACACCGCAGCAGAGACAGACACCGCAGCTGAAACGGACACCGCAGCTGAAACGGACACAGCAGCAGCAGCTGAGACGGACACCGCAGCAGAGACGAACACCGCAGGTGAGACGGGTATGGCTGCAGATAAGTATATTGAGCAGCCACCTATAAAAAAAGGTAGTCAGGTTATAGAGGCTTGGGAAGACGGTTTGGGTCTGTATAAGCTTCAGGAGTTTCCAAGTAAGAAAGCACTTCAAGAGGTGGTCGATAGAGCTGCATTTGGTGAATGCTTTCGTTATGTTATCAAAAAGTCGGACCAGAGACGATTGGTGTTAAAATGTTGTGAAGCAACTTGTAAGTGGAGTTTACGAGCTGCAAAGATTTCAGAGACTGAAATTTTTTCAGTTAGGAGGTACACAGGTGTGCATACATGCTCTCGGTCTAATCAAAGTAAAAGCAGCAACATCAAGAGGAAAGGCTCAGCAGAATTAGTGGCGACTTTTCTGAATGAGGAATATCCTGGAAAACTAAGTACTCCTGTTCCGAAAGATATCATGGATCTTATAAAGTTAAAACTTGGTGTAACAATATCCTACTCCACAGCCTTGAGAGGGAAAAATTTAGCTATTTCTGAGTTGCGTGGTGGTTCTGAAGAGAGCTACAAGATGCTATATAGCTACTTGTATATGTTAGAGCAGGTCAATCCGGGAACAAAAACAGGGGTGAAGTTGGATGAAGCAAATAAGTTCAAGTACCTCTTCGTAGCTCTGGGAGCTTGTATTGAAGGTTTTGCAGCCATGAGGAAGGTGATAGTTGTCGATGCCACATTTCTGAAGAATGGATATGGTGGTGTACTAGTATTTGCTAAAGCTCAAGATCCTAATCGTCACCATTATCCGCTTGCGTTTGGTGTACTCGACGGTGAGAATAATGCTAGTTGGACATGGTTTTTCGAGATGCTCAAAACTGCTATACCAGACTCTTCTGAATTAGTATTTATGAGTGATAGAAACCAGAGCCTAATCGCAGCTGTAGCTAATGTGTTTCCACAATCTCACCATGGCCATTGTATATGGCATTTGTCTCAGAATGTGAGAGGGCATGCTTGTAACACAACCAAAGCCGTAGTCGCATGGAGATTTATGGAGTTGGCTAGGTGTTACACGGTGGCTGAGTTCGAGTATGCTTACGCATCTTTTAAGGTGAGATTTCCTCCAGCATACAAGTATTTGGAGGAGCATACGGATAAATGCACATGGGCTCGGGTTTATTTCCCAAGTGTGAGATACAACTTGGACACTAGCAACAGTGTGGAGTCAATGAACAGCGTCTTTAAGGACGCCAGGAGGTATGCTTTATTACCATTGTTGGATACAATCATCAAAAAGTTTTCAGACTGGTTCAATGAACATCGGAAAGACTCTGCGGCTGGGTCGATTGATACCAAACTGGTTCCTCTTGTCGAGATTCACTTGCATAACCTATGGAGCACAGCTGAGAAAACACCAGTGCGTGAGCTTAATAGTTATGAGCTTGAGTACGAGGTAACCGACACTGAAAACGGGAAGAATTATGTTGTCAACTTGATAGAGAAAAGCTGTAGCTGCAAGGTGTATGATTATGAAAAGTATCCTTGTCTGCACGGACTTGCTGCTTACTTATATTTCCTTGAGGTTGAAGCTGCTCCTGGTCGTCGACGTGATGTGAAGATAGAGTATCATGAGTTGTGCTCGAAATATTACTGGACGGAACTTTAG